From Paraburkholderia sabiae, a single genomic window includes:
- the galU gene encoding UTP--glucose-1-phosphate uridylyltransferase GalU, with product MLSIRKAVFPVAGLGTRFLPATKASPKEMLPVVDKPLIQYAVEEAIAAGITEMIFVTGRSKRAIEDHFDKSYEVECELLARGKLALLELVQNIKPSHVECCYVRQPEPLGLGHAVLCAEKLVGDEPFAVILADDLLDGEPPVLSQMVSLFNHYHCSIVGVEEIAKHESRSYGVIDGKRWDDRLFKMSGIVEKPAPEEAPSNLGVVGRYVLMPAIFDRLRRQQAGTGGEIQLTDAIQALLGSEQALAYQYQGRRFDCGSKLGYLKATVEFALRHPEVKDAFDTFLRERMQSGHAVDGEVAKEELAELLSRV from the coding sequence ATGCTCAGCATACGCAAGGCGGTCTTCCCCGTGGCCGGTCTCGGCACCCGATTCCTTCCCGCGACGAAGGCCAGCCCCAAGGAAATGCTGCCGGTGGTGGACAAGCCGCTCATTCAATATGCGGTCGAAGAGGCGATCGCCGCGGGCATCACCGAGATGATCTTCGTCACGGGGCGCAGCAAGCGCGCGATCGAAGACCATTTCGACAAGTCGTATGAAGTCGAATGCGAACTGCTCGCACGCGGAAAGCTCGCGCTGCTCGAACTGGTGCAGAACATCAAGCCGAGCCACGTCGAATGCTGTTACGTTCGCCAGCCGGAGCCGCTCGGGCTCGGCCACGCGGTGCTGTGCGCGGAAAAGCTGGTCGGCGACGAACCGTTCGCGGTGATCCTCGCCGACGATCTGCTCGACGGCGAACCGCCCGTGCTGTCCCAGATGGTGAGCCTCTTCAATCACTATCACTGCTCGATCGTCGGCGTCGAGGAGATCGCGAAGCACGAATCGCGTTCGTATGGCGTGATCGACGGCAAGCGTTGGGACGATCGGCTCTTCAAGATGTCCGGCATCGTCGAGAAGCCCGCGCCGGAAGAAGCGCCGTCGAATCTCGGCGTAGTGGGCCGCTATGTGCTGATGCCCGCGATCTTCGACCGTCTGCGCCGTCAGCAGGCGGGCACGGGCGGCGAGATCCAGTTGACGGATGCCATCCAGGCGCTGCTCGGCAGCGAACAGGCGCTCGCTTATCAATATCAGGGCCGGCGTTTCGACTGCGGCAGCAAGCTCGGCTATCTGAAGGCGACCGTCGAGTTCGCGCTGCGTCATCCTGAAGTCAAGGACGCGTTCGATACGTTTCTGCGCGAGCGCATGCAAAGCGGCCACGCCGTTGATGGCGAAGTCGCGAAGGAAGAACTGGCCGAACTGCTGAGCCGGGTCTGA
- a CDS encoding GlxA family transcriptional regulator codes for MDSPTSSAVVNVGHMVKRIGILVFERFPLSDVCLLADAFRLANEAQADQSGDEGSGVEPSYSIVMLSEMGGSVVSSCALRVWTESLNGPLLNGFDTLFIVGGPGASRAKANERLIRRLRAIAPKIRVVKALDEGLGVLAAADIAFERRGWRSMPGATDAMGKPVAPVANETQWQIEAGASIDVDAPVRSIAAALTVIKRDHGTPIARIVSERALSGASRRLDAILDDDEKKGISRKITTAAHWIRENYTRHISVAEAAEVAKMSERNFLRRFKAQVGLTPSEYLLRARLDASCLLLAETDMSIDGIARRCGVRSGDGLAKIFRKRLSISPTDYRAAHRHSITKN; via the coding sequence ATGGATTCACCCACGTCGAGCGCAGTCGTCAATGTCGGGCACATGGTCAAACGTATCGGCATTCTCGTTTTTGAACGATTTCCGCTAAGCGACGTTTGTCTGCTCGCTGACGCATTCCGACTCGCCAACGAAGCACAGGCCGATCAATCCGGCGACGAGGGTTCGGGTGTCGAACCCTCCTATTCGATCGTCATGCTGTCCGAGATGGGCGGCAGCGTCGTGAGCAGCTGCGCGCTGCGCGTGTGGACGGAGAGCCTCAATGGACCGCTGCTGAACGGCTTCGACACGCTGTTCATCGTCGGCGGTCCGGGCGCGTCCCGCGCGAAAGCGAACGAGCGGCTGATCCGGCGGCTACGCGCGATCGCGCCGAAGATCCGCGTCGTCAAGGCGCTCGACGAAGGGCTCGGCGTCCTCGCCGCCGCCGATATCGCCTTCGAGCGGCGCGGCTGGCGCAGCATGCCGGGCGCAACCGACGCCATGGGCAAACCCGTCGCGCCCGTCGCCAACGAAACTCAATGGCAGATCGAGGCAGGCGCTTCGATCGACGTCGACGCGCCCGTGCGTTCGATTGCCGCCGCGCTCACCGTCATCAAACGCGATCACGGCACGCCGATCGCGCGGATCGTGTCGGAGCGCGCGCTCTCGGGCGCCTCGCGACGCCTCGACGCGATTCTCGACGACGACGAAAAAAAGGGCATCAGCCGCAAGATCACGACGGCCGCGCACTGGATCCGCGAGAACTACACGCGGCATATCTCGGTGGCGGAAGCGGCCGAAGTCGCCAAGATGAGCGAACGCAACTTCCTGCGGCGCTTCAAGGCGCAAGTCGGGCTGACGCCGTCGGAATATCTGCTGCGCGCGCGGCTCGATGCGAGTTGCCTGCTGCTGGCGGAAACCGACATGTCGATCGACGGCATCGCGCGGCGTTGTGGTGTGCGCAGCGGCGACGGACTCGCGAAGATCTTCCGCAAGCGCCTGTCGATTTCGCCTACCGACTACCGCGCGGCGCATCGGCACAGCATCACGAAGAACTGA
- a CDS encoding MFS transporter — protein MSTLLAPEAGVAQATSRADNKPVIRSAADVSALVNQGAAVGADARIVVAIALGGVFLDAYDLGALAFGLKDVAREFSLTPAGTGFVASAITFGAIVGAFLGGFLTDRIGRYRVFMADMFFFVIAALACAFAPNAWVLGGARFVMGLGVGIDLPVAMAFLAEFSRLQGKGNKAARVAMWCPVWYAAISVSYLLVLAFYSTLPESHQPLLWRLILGFGAVPAIVIIAIRSRYISESPVWAANQGDLKGAAQILKRSYGIDADVAPDAAATAKRSHVRQASWKNYGTLLKGVYLKRTVLTTVIAIASSFAYNAVAFGLPVIISSFLAQSMLTTILASLVLNLAFAFVGGIIAVRTVPKVGAWKLTVLGYACQLVALVGLAVVGKPAGGAQVAIAIAMLALFLFGQGFGPGSHSMTFASLSYPTSLRGVGVGFNQTLMRASSTVSLFLFPVLAAALHTRVFWIIAVAPLCGLVALLAIRWEPSGYDVDAEDFAPDATVKP, from the coding sequence ATGTCCACTCTTCTCGCGCCCGAAGCAGGCGTCGCGCAGGCAACGTCCCGCGCCGATAACAAGCCTGTCATCCGCTCCGCCGCCGACGTGTCGGCACTCGTCAACCAGGGCGCCGCCGTCGGCGCCGACGCGCGGATCGTCGTCGCAATCGCACTTGGCGGCGTATTTCTCGATGCCTACGATCTCGGCGCGCTCGCGTTCGGTCTCAAGGACGTCGCGCGCGAATTTTCGCTGACGCCGGCAGGCACCGGCTTCGTCGCTTCCGCGATCACGTTCGGCGCGATCGTCGGCGCGTTTCTAGGCGGCTTTCTGACGGACCGCATCGGCCGATATCGCGTGTTCATGGCCGACATGTTCTTCTTCGTGATCGCCGCGCTCGCCTGTGCGTTCGCGCCGAACGCGTGGGTGCTCGGCGGCGCGCGCTTCGTGATGGGACTCGGCGTCGGCATCGACCTGCCCGTCGCGATGGCGTTTCTCGCCGAGTTCTCGCGTTTGCAAGGCAAGGGCAACAAGGCCGCGCGCGTCGCGATGTGGTGCCCCGTCTGGTACGCGGCCATCAGCGTGTCGTATCTGCTCGTGCTCGCGTTTTACTCCACGCTGCCGGAGAGCCACCAGCCTCTGCTATGGCGTCTGATTCTCGGCTTTGGCGCCGTGCCCGCCATCGTCATCATCGCGATCCGCAGCCGCTATATCAGCGAATCGCCTGTTTGGGCCGCGAATCAGGGTGATCTTAAAGGCGCTGCGCAGATTCTCAAGCGCTCGTATGGGATCGACGCCGACGTTGCGCCCGATGCCGCTGCCACCGCAAAGCGCAGCCATGTCCGCCAGGCATCGTGGAAGAACTACGGCACGCTGCTCAAAGGCGTCTATTTGAAGCGCACGGTGCTCACGACGGTCATCGCGATCGCGTCGTCGTTTGCGTATAACGCGGTCGCGTTCGGCTTGCCCGTCATCATCTCGAGCTTCCTCGCGCAGTCGATGCTCACGACGATCCTCGCGTCGCTCGTGCTCAATCTCGCGTTTGCATTCGTCGGCGGGATCATCGCGGTGCGCACGGTGCCGAAGGTCGGCGCGTGGAAGCTGACCGTGCTCGGCTACGCGTGCCAACTCGTGGCGCTAGTCGGCCTCGCCGTCGTCGGCAAACCGGCGGGCGGCGCACAAGTGGCGATTGCGATCGCGATGCTCGCGCTGTTCCTGTTCGGCCAAGGCTTCGGTCCGGGCTCGCACAGCATGACGTTCGCGTCGCTGAGCTACCCGACCTCGCTGCGCGGCGTCGGCGTCGGCTTCAACCAGACGCTGATGCGCGCGAGTTCGACGGTCTCGCTGTTCCTCTTCCCTGTGCTCGCCGCCGCGCTGCATACGCGCGTGTTCTGGATCATCGCGGTCGCGCCGCTGTGCGGCCTCGTCGCGCTGCTGGCGATCCGCTGGGAGCCGTCGGGCTACGACGTCGATGCGGAAGACTTCGCCCCCGACGCGACTGTCAAACCGTAA
- a CDS encoding mechanosensitive ion channel family protein produces the protein MDIESVRVFLMTRGIDFGTKVLGAIVLWIIGRWVIGLIIGLLRKVLARNSKVDPTLAHYLGSILAGILNLLLVLAILQVFGVQTTSFAALLAGVGLAIGTAWGGLLAHFAAGIFMQVLRPFKVGDFVTAGGVTGTVQELGLFGTTIITPDNVLTIIGNNTIFSGVISNYSAQPVRRVELTAKVANGVDPLDAANRLRAAVTKIPNVSENPPPDIEVLSFTPEGPLLCVRPYTHNDNYWQVYFDTNRAIIDTFREAGYPTPETPVVRRAAT, from the coding sequence GTGGATATCGAATCCGTACGCGTCTTTCTGATGACCCGGGGCATCGACTTCGGGACCAAGGTACTCGGTGCAATCGTTCTGTGGATCATCGGGCGATGGGTGATCGGGCTCATCATCGGCCTGTTGCGCAAGGTACTCGCGCGCAACAGCAAGGTCGACCCGACCCTCGCGCACTATCTCGGCTCGATTCTCGCCGGCATCCTGAACCTGCTGCTGGTCCTCGCGATCCTGCAGGTGTTCGGCGTGCAGACGACGTCGTTCGCGGCGTTGCTCGCGGGCGTCGGTCTCGCGATCGGTACAGCCTGGGGCGGCCTGCTCGCGCACTTCGCGGCGGGCATCTTCATGCAGGTGCTTCGGCCGTTCAAAGTGGGGGATTTCGTCACGGCGGGCGGCGTGACAGGCACGGTCCAGGAACTCGGTCTGTTCGGCACGACGATCATCACGCCCGACAACGTGCTGACCATCATCGGCAACAACACGATTTTTTCGGGTGTGATTTCGAACTACAGCGCGCAACCGGTGCGGCGCGTCGAACTGACGGCGAAGGTTGCGAACGGCGTGGATCCCCTCGATGCGGCGAATCGGCTACGTGCCGCCGTCACGAAGATTCCGAATGTTTCTGAGAATCCGCCGCCGGATATCGAGGTGTTGTCGTTCACGCCGGAAGGACCGCTGCTGTGCGTGCGGCCCTATACGCATAACGACAACTACTGGCAGGTGTACTTCGATACGAACCGCGCGATCATCGATACCTTCCGAGAAGCGGGATATCCGACGCCGGAAACGCCCGTCGTACGGCGCGCGGCTACCTAG
- a CDS encoding DedA family protein — MDTLLQFVNLVLHIDKFLGVFIHQYGAWVYAVLFLIVFCETGLVVLPFLPGDSLLFIGGAFCATGEMNIELLIVLLLAAAVLGNTVNYMIGRAIGPRVFNSHIPLLEKFLDREALRKTHDFYERHGGKTIVLARFIPVVRTFAPFVAGASEMTVKRFQLFNIAGALFWVLLLTLLGFFFGNIPFIRQYLNVIVLVGIGAAIVPVVLGALWKMFRSKRQPSGSASNRTGH; from the coding sequence TTGGACACGCTGCTGCAATTCGTCAATCTTGTCCTTCATATCGACAAGTTTCTCGGAGTCTTCATTCACCAGTACGGCGCGTGGGTCTACGCGGTGCTGTTTCTGATCGTTTTCTGCGAGACGGGTTTGGTGGTGCTGCCGTTCCTGCCTGGCGATTCGCTGCTGTTCATCGGCGGCGCGTTTTGCGCGACGGGCGAAATGAACATCGAACTGCTGATCGTGCTGCTGCTCGCGGCCGCTGTGCTCGGCAACACGGTCAACTACATGATCGGTCGCGCGATCGGACCGAGAGTCTTCAATTCGCACATCCCGTTGCTCGAAAAGTTTCTCGATCGCGAAGCGCTGCGCAAGACGCACGATTTCTACGAGCGTCACGGCGGCAAGACGATCGTGCTCGCGCGTTTCATTCCTGTCGTCCGGACCTTTGCGCCGTTCGTGGCGGGCGCGTCGGAGATGACCGTCAAGCGCTTTCAGCTGTTCAATATCGCGGGTGCGCTGTTCTGGGTGCTGCTGCTCACGCTGCTCGGTTTCTTCTTCGGCAATATCCCGTTCATCCGCCAGTACCTGAATGTGATCGTGCTGGTCGGTATCGGCGCGGCCATCGTGCCCGTGGTGCTCGGCGCGCTGTGGAAAATGTTTCGCAGCAAGCGTCAGCCGTCCGGCTCGGCCAGCAATCGCACGGGACATTGA